Proteins encoded together in one Peribacillus asahii window:
- the pyk gene encoding pyruvate kinase — MRKTKIVCTIGPASESIEKLIQLIEGGMNVARLNFSHGNHEEHAVRIRNIREAEKQTGKNVAILLDTKGPEIRTHNMENDAIELKAGSTITISMTEVLGTPEKFSITYEGLLHDVSEGSKILLDDGLIGLEVINIDEVEKEIHTKVLNSGTLKNKKGVNVPGVSVKLPGITEKDEQDIMFGIEQGVDFIAASFVRRASDILEVRELLQKNDGTRIHIIPKIENQEGVDRIDEILEVSDGLMVARGDLGVEIPAEEVPLVQKELIHKCNELGKPVITATQMLDSMQRNPRPTRAEASDVANAIFDGTDAIMLSGETAAGLYPVEAVQTMHNIASRTETALNYRDILSKRSKVHRHQVTEAISQSVAHTAHNLEVGAIITPTESGHTARMISKYRPKAPIIAVTAHEHVVRRLALVWGVYPQMGPRANTTDEMLQIAIDESLHSGLVSHGDLVVITAGVPVGEKGTTNLIKIHLLGDALLKAQGIGRKAAKGNVVIAKTAAEALEKVTEGSVLVTIGSDREMMPAIEKCAALITEEGGLTSHAAVVGVNLGIPVIVGAEDATKILTEGQSITVDASRGVIYDGDSRVL, encoded by the coding sequence ATGCGTAAAACGAAAATCGTATGTACAATTGGTCCAGCAAGTGAAAGTATAGAGAAGCTTATTCAGCTTATTGAAGGGGGAATGAATGTAGCAAGGCTTAACTTTTCCCATGGTAATCATGAAGAGCATGCAGTCAGAATTCGTAATATCCGTGAAGCTGAAAAGCAAACAGGCAAAAATGTAGCGATTTTATTAGATACAAAAGGGCCGGAAATCCGCACCCATAATATGGAGAATGATGCAATTGAATTAAAGGCTGGTTCGACTATCACTATTTCAATGACAGAAGTGCTTGGAACGCCAGAAAAATTCTCGATTACATATGAAGGATTACTTCATGACGTATCCGAAGGTTCAAAAATTTTGTTAGATGATGGTTTAATTGGTCTTGAAGTTATAAACATTGATGAAGTTGAAAAAGAAATACATACAAAAGTTTTAAATAGCGGTACATTGAAAAATAAAAAAGGGGTTAATGTCCCAGGTGTGTCTGTAAAGTTACCGGGTATTACTGAAAAAGACGAACAAGATATTATGTTTGGGATTGAACAAGGTGTAGACTTTATCGCAGCTTCTTTCGTTCGCCGAGCTTCAGACATACTTGAAGTACGAGAACTATTACAGAAAAATGATGGCACACGCATTCATATTATTCCTAAAATTGAAAATCAAGAAGGTGTCGACCGTATTGATGAAATTTTAGAAGTGTCAGACGGTTTAATGGTTGCGCGTGGTGATTTGGGTGTTGAAATTCCAGCAGAAGAAGTACCGCTTGTGCAAAAGGAATTGATTCATAAATGTAATGAGCTTGGAAAGCCTGTTATTACAGCTACGCAAATGTTAGACTCCATGCAGCGGAACCCTCGTCCTACACGTGCAGAGGCTAGTGACGTAGCTAATGCGATTTTTGATGGAACAGATGCGATTATGTTATCTGGAGAAACAGCAGCTGGACTGTATCCTGTTGAAGCTGTTCAAACGATGCATAATATTGCATCTCGTACAGAGACAGCGCTTAATTACCGTGACATTTTATCAAAGAGAAGCAAAGTTCACCGACATCAAGTAACAGAAGCTATTAGCCAATCTGTAGCACATACTGCTCATAATTTAGAGGTCGGCGCAATTATTACGCCTACAGAAAGTGGTCATACAGCACGCATGATTTCAAAGTATCGTCCGAAAGCACCGATTATTGCGGTGACAGCTCATGAGCATGTTGTAAGACGTTTAGCATTAGTTTGGGGCGTATATCCGCAAATGGGACCTAGAGCGAATACAACAGATGAAATGCTTCAAATTGCCATTGACGAAAGCTTACATTCTGGTTTGGTATCTCATGGAGATTTGGTTGTGATTACAGCAGGGGTGCCAGTCGGTGAGAAGGGCACGACGAATTTAATCAAAATTCATTTATTAGGAGATGCTTTATTAAAAGCACAAGGTATCGGACGGAAAGCAGCGAAAGGAAATGTTGTCATTGCGAAAACAGCGGCTGAAGCTTTGGAGAAAGTAACAGAAGGCTCTGTATTAGTAACGATTGGCTCTGATCGCGAAATGATGCCGGCGATTGAAAAGTGTGCCGCGTTAATTACAGAAGAGGGCGGTTTAACGAGCCATGCTGCAGTTGTTGGGGTTAACCTTGGAATTCCGGTTATTGTTGGGGCGGAAGATGCAACGAAGATTTTAACAGAAGGTCAAAGCATTACAGTAGATGCTAGCCGAGGCGTTATTTACGATGGAGATTCGCGCGTTTTGTAA
- the pfkA gene encoding 6-phosphofructokinase, which yields MKKIGVLTSGGDSPGMNAAVRAVVRKAIYHNLEVYGIYHGYQGLIEGDIKKLELGSVGDIIHRGGTILHTARCKEFQTEAGQLKAIEQLKKLGIEGIVIIGGDGSYRGAQALTEKGYPCIGVPGTIDNDIPGTEFTIGFDTALNTVIDAIDKIRDTATSHERTYVIEVMGRDAGDIALWAGLAGGAETILCPEYDYDMEELVAKLHRGHERGKKHSIIIVAEGVGSGVDIAKEIQEKAGFETRVTVLGHVQRGGSPSARDRVLASRLGARAVELLMESQGGKAVGIEKNKLVDYDIMEALAKKHTIDKKMYDLSAELSI from the coding sequence ATGAAGAAGATAGGTGTATTAACAAGTGGAGGAGATTCTCCAGGTATGAATGCCGCTGTTCGCGCGGTTGTTCGGAAGGCAATTTATCATAATCTTGAAGTATACGGAATTTATCATGGCTATCAAGGATTGATTGAAGGGGATATCAAGAAATTAGAATTAGGGTCAGTTGGTGATATTATTCATCGTGGAGGCACGATTCTACATACAGCTCGCTGCAAAGAATTTCAAACAGAAGCAGGTCAGCTAAAAGCCATTGAACAGTTGAAGAAATTAGGGATTGAAGGCATTGTTATTATTGGTGGAGACGGGTCTTATCGAGGGGCTCAAGCATTGACAGAGAAAGGATATCCCTGTATTGGTGTACCAGGAACAATTGATAATGATATTCCTGGCACTGAGTTTACTATTGGGTTTGATACAGCCTTAAACACGGTCATTGATGCAATTGATAAAATTCGGGATACAGCGACTTCTCATGAACGTACATATGTGATTGAAGTGATGGGACGAGATGCGGGAGATATTGCTTTATGGGCAGGGCTTGCCGGTGGGGCGGAAACCATCTTATGTCCAGAATATGATTACGATATGGAAGAGCTTGTTGCAAAGCTACATCGCGGTCATGAACGAGGAAAGAAACATAGTATTATTATTGTCGCAGAAGGTGTTGGCAGCGGTGTTGATATTGCAAAAGAAATCCAAGAAAAAGCAGGGTTTGAAACACGTGTTACCGTGTTAGGGCATGTACAACGCGGTGGTTCGCCATCTGCGCGTGATCGAGTGCTGGCGAGTCGATTAGGAGCTCGAGCTGTAGAGCTTTTGATGGAAAGTCAAGGCGGTAAAGCGGTTGGAATTGAAAAGAACAAGTTAGTCGATTATGATATTATGGAAGCATTGGCAAAGAAACACACAATTGATAAAAAAATGTACGATTTATCGGCTGAATTGTCGATATAA
- the accA gene encoding acetyl-CoA carboxylase carboxyl transferase subunit alpha, translated as MIGELEFERPVNQLRSKIEELKELTKHADVDLSNEIVKLEERLAKLENDVYENMKPWDRVQIARHPARPTTLEYISLIFENFIELHGDRCYGDDEAIVAGIAQFNGQPVTVIGHQRGKDTKENIRRNFGMPHPEGYRKALRLMKQAEKFRRPIICFIDTKGAYPGKAAEERGQSEAIARNLFEMAGLKVPIICVVIGEGGSGGALALGVGDRIYMLENSTYSVISPEGAASILWKDATQAKRAAESMQITAPDLYRLGVIDEIIPEIKGGAHRNMNKQAEAIQAVLERALKDLLLLDSEELIHQRYVKYKKIGEYTFTETKQQSVTETKVEEQYTN; from the coding sequence ATGATTGGTGAATTAGAATTTGAACGTCCAGTCAATCAATTGCGCAGTAAAATTGAAGAATTAAAAGAATTAACGAAACATGCCGATGTTGATTTATCGAATGAGATTGTCAAATTGGAAGAGCGCCTGGCGAAATTAGAAAATGATGTTTATGAAAATATGAAGCCGTGGGATCGTGTTCAAATTGCCAGACATCCGGCACGACCAACAACGCTTGAATATATTTCATTGATTTTCGAAAACTTTATTGAACTGCATGGTGACCGTTGCTATGGAGATGATGAGGCCATTGTGGCCGGAATTGCACAGTTTAATGGACAGCCAGTGACGGTAATTGGTCATCAACGAGGAAAAGATACGAAAGAAAATATTCGTCGAAACTTTGGGATGCCACATCCAGAAGGTTATCGTAAAGCATTGCGCTTAATGAAACAGGCGGAGAAATTCCGTCGTCCGATTATTTGTTTTATTGACACAAAAGGAGCTTATCCAGGTAAAGCAGCTGAAGAGCGAGGACAAAGTGAGGCAATTGCTCGGAATTTGTTTGAAATGGCAGGATTAAAAGTACCTATTATTTGTGTTGTGATCGGTGAAGGAGGAAGTGGCGGCGCCTTAGCACTTGGTGTGGGTGATCGTATTTATATGCTGGAGAATTCAACATATTCGGTTATTTCACCTGAGGGAGCGGCATCTATTCTATGGAAAGATGCTACTCAAGCAAAACGTGCTGCAGAATCGATGCAAATTACAGCTCCAGATTTATATCGCTTAGGTGTAATTGATGAAATTATTCCTGAGATTAAAGGTGGCGCTCATCGGAATATGAATAAACAAGCAGAGGCGATTCAAGCTGTTTTAGAGCGCGCACTCAAAGATCTTCTTCTTTTGGATAGTGAAGAGCTTATTCATCAGCGGTATGTTAAATACAAGAAAATTGGTGAATATACGTTTACTGAAACGAAACAACAGTCAGTGACGGAAACAAAAGTTGAAGAACAATATACTAATTAA
- the accD gene encoding acetyl-CoA carboxylase, carboxyltransferase subunit beta produces the protein MLKELFIKSKKKYATIPVDREQQDVPAGIMIKCPNCKKIMYTKELVKNQKVCLHCEYHHPMSSFERIASLFDEGSFTEYDQEMISVNPLEFPDYLEKVEKDRKKANINEAVVTGVGTINRHTISAAIMDSNFRMGSMGSVVGEKITRAIERAAERNIPFIIFTASGGARMQEGVLSLMQMAKTSAALKMFSDKGGLIISIMTHPTTGGVSASFASLGDINLAEPGALIGFAGRRIIEQTIREELPEDFQTAEFLLKHGQLDAVVSRTELKETLTTILKIHTPGGEWQ, from the coding sequence TTGCTTAAAGAGCTATTTATAAAATCCAAGAAGAAGTATGCGACAATTCCAGTTGACCGTGAGCAGCAAGATGTTCCGGCTGGGATTATGATCAAATGCCCCAACTGTAAAAAAATCATGTATACGAAAGAATTAGTGAAGAATCAGAAAGTATGTCTGCACTGTGAATATCATCACCCTATGTCGTCTTTTGAGAGAATTGCAAGTTTGTTTGACGAGGGAAGTTTTACAGAATATGATCAAGAAATGATTTCTGTCAACCCGCTTGAATTTCCGGACTATCTTGAAAAAGTAGAGAAAGACCGAAAGAAAGCGAATATTAACGAAGCGGTCGTGACAGGAGTAGGTACGATTAATAGGCACACAATTTCAGCGGCGATTATGGATTCTAACTTCAGGATGGGGAGTATGGGTTCTGTTGTCGGTGAAAAAATTACAAGAGCTATTGAGCGAGCGGCTGAACGGAATATTCCGTTTATTATTTTTACCGCTTCAGGTGGTGCCCGAATGCAAGAAGGCGTACTAAGTTTAATGCAAATGGCTAAAACAAGTGCGGCTTTAAAAATGTTTAGCGATAAAGGTGGACTCATTATTTCAATTATGACTCACCCGACAACAGGTGGTGTGTCGGCAAGCTTTGCTTCACTTGGCGATATTAATTTAGCTGAACCAGGAGCGTTAATTGGTTTTGCTGGACGAAGAATTATTGAGCAGACCATTCGTGAGGAGTTGCCAGAAGATTTCCAAACGGCGGAATTTCTATTAAAGCATGGTCAATTGGATGCCGTCGTTTCGCGAACGGAATTAAAAGAAACCTTAACGACCATTCTTAAAATCCATACTCCAGGTGGTGAGTGGCAATGA
- a CDS encoding FadR/GntR family transcriptional regulator, producing the protein MSKRHSSSKVYLDVVENLRTMIEADGLLPGDKIPSERELSERLAVGRSSVREALRALELLGLIETRRGEGTFIKDFQEHKLVELLGAFFLQNNKVNEDLVETRNLIEIDCLRVIIAHAIDDEIEQLIRWAEKNDFSDEDFFLQVAMCNRNRLLERIWRIVNSYAKASTFSDTKVSKQAYETLLEYVRKRDENQVVATYISLIRNMSESE; encoded by the coding sequence GTGAGTAAGCGGCATTCCTCTTCCAAAGTTTATCTTGATGTAGTAGAAAATCTGCGCACTATGATTGAAGCAGATGGCCTGCTTCCAGGAGATAAAATTCCTTCAGAACGTGAACTTTCAGAGCGGCTCGCTGTTGGACGTTCTTCAGTTCGAGAAGCGTTACGTGCATTAGAGCTGTTAGGGCTTATTGAAACAAGACGTGGAGAAGGCACTTTTATTAAAGATTTCCAGGAGCATAAATTAGTAGAGCTTCTGGGAGCCTTTTTTTTACAAAATAATAAAGTAAATGAAGATCTAGTAGAGACGAGGAATCTAATCGAAATCGATTGTTTACGAGTTATAATAGCCCATGCTATAGATGATGAGATTGAACAACTCATACGTTGGGCTGAAAAAAACGATTTTAGTGATGAAGATTTTTTCTTACAAGTTGCGATGTGTAATCGTAACCGGTTACTAGAGAGAATTTGGCGAATTGTTAATAGTTATGCAAAAGCATCGACCTTTTCTGATACGAAAGTGAGTAAGCAAGCATATGAAACATTGCTTGAATATGTGAGAAAACGTGATGAAAATCAAGTTGTTGCAACATATATATCGCTTATCAGAAATATGTCGGAGAGCGAGTGA
- a CDS encoding NAD(P)-dependent malic enzyme, whose protein sequence is MTLREQALHMHRTNQGKLETVSKVPVRNAEDLSLAYSPGVAEPCKEIYEKPETVYDYTMKGNTVAVVSDGTAVLGLGNIGPEAAMPVMEGKALLFKSFAGVDAFPICLKTTEVDKIIETVKLLEPTFGGVNLEDIAAPNCFEIEERLKKETNIPIFHDDQHGTAIVTVAGLVNALRVVGKSMTEIKIVANGAGAAGIAIIKLLYSYGVRDIIMCDTKGAIYEGRTIGMNDIKEQVALVTNRDKKRGSLEDVIKGADVFIGVSAAGALTKEMVESMNVDPIIFAMANPDPEILPADAKAAGAKVVGTGRSDFPNQVNNVLAFPGIFRGALDVRATHINEKMKVAAVHAIAGLVEDHELHPDYVIPRPFDERVAPEVAAAVAKAAMETGVARIKIDPEEVKAKTRKLALIGKSEA, encoded by the coding sequence TTGACATTAAGAGAACAAGCATTGCATATGCATCGTACAAACCAAGGGAAGTTAGAGACGGTTTCAAAAGTACCAGTTCGAAATGCAGAGGATTTAAGTTTGGCATACTCTCCTGGTGTAGCGGAGCCGTGCAAAGAAATTTATGAAAAACCAGAAACCGTATATGATTATACGATGAAAGGAAACACCGTAGCGGTTGTTTCCGATGGAACGGCTGTACTTGGACTTGGAAATATTGGTCCTGAAGCTGCGATGCCTGTTATGGAAGGGAAAGCTTTATTGTTTAAAAGCTTTGCCGGAGTCGATGCTTTTCCGATTTGTTTAAAAACGACTGAAGTGGATAAAATTATAGAAACTGTAAAACTACTTGAACCTACATTTGGCGGAGTGAATCTAGAGGATATTGCCGCTCCAAATTGCTTTGAGATTGAAGAAAGATTGAAGAAAGAAACAAATATTCCGATTTTTCATGATGACCAGCACGGAACGGCGATTGTGACGGTAGCAGGGTTAGTTAATGCCCTTCGTGTTGTTGGTAAATCAATGACGGAAATTAAAATTGTCGCAAATGGTGCAGGGGCAGCGGGCATTGCGATTATTAAGTTGCTCTATAGCTATGGTGTACGCGACATTATTATGTGCGATACAAAGGGTGCTATTTACGAAGGCCGAACAATAGGGATGAATGATATTAAAGAACAAGTGGCACTTGTCACAAATCGTGATAAGAAGAGGGGTTCACTTGAAGATGTAATCAAAGGGGCAGATGTATTTATAGGTGTTTCTGCTGCAGGGGCACTAACCAAAGAGATGGTTGAGTCAATGAATGTCGATCCGATTATTTTTGCGATGGCAAATCCTGATCCAGAAATTTTACCGGCTGACGCTAAAGCAGCAGGTGCAAAAGTGGTTGGGACGGGACGCTCAGATTTCCCGAATCAAGTAAATAATGTGCTTGCTTTCCCAGGAATTTTCCGCGGTGCGCTTGATGTACGTGCAACGCATATTAACGAGAAAATGAAGGTAGCAGCTGTTCACGCGATTGCCGGTTTAGTAGAAGATCATGAGCTTCATCCGGATTATGTAATTCCTAGACCATTCGATGAACGAGTGGCACCTGAAGTAGCAGCTGCGGTAGCAAAAGCTGCAATGGAAACAGGTGTAGCAAGAATTAAAATCGATCCGGAGGAAGTAAAAGCTAAAACAAGAAAGCTTGCCCTCATTGGAAAAAGTGAGGCTTGA
- the dnaE gene encoding DNA polymerase III subunit alpha, whose translation MFTHLHIQSGYSLLNSTVKIDELVAKAKADGMESLALCDRNVMYGSLYFYKACKKYGIKPIIGLLADVLDQEEKAYPLLLLAINQEGYHHLLKISSAIQTKSPQGLPRNWLKAYAKGLIAISPGADGKIESLLEEGKTEEAKEEAKQFLDLFGPQQFYVSIQRLQIQGEDQRNTAVEQLAREMGIKVVVTNPVYYLEKDDALAQEVLLAVGTGHKMDDEERQVLPSRQFYLKSMEEMLELFADKGEELQNTQYITAQCQVNLSFQRALLPKYPTNQGVSSDEMLEAICFKGLKKRKSQPSPQYEERLRYELDVIKRMKFSDYFLIVWDFMKFARENQILTGPGRGSAAGSMVAYVLQITNVDPIEHSLLFERFLNPERVTMPDIDIDFPDHRREEVIEYVVQKYGELHVAQIITFGTMAAKAALRDTGRVFGLDSKEQETLSKMMPNRLGITLKEAYQESKRLQAFVQENERYQMLFSIAMKLEGLPRHTSTHAAGVIISDIPLTDIIPIQTGHAGIYLTQFPMDLLEEIGLLKMDFLGLRNLTLMEQILTSIEKGTGEKIDLVKIPMDDQDTFTLFSKGETTGVFQFESEGIRKVLVKLKPTHFEDIVAVNALYRPGPMENIPQFIERKHGLAPIDYHHPDLQEILESTYGVIVYQEQIIQIASKLAGFSLGEADLLRRAVSKKKKEILDKERNHFVIGAKNKGYSDKIASSIYNLIVRFANYGFNRSHAVAYSVIAYQLAYLKANYPAHFMAALMTSAIGNEDKIAQYVREAKKKGMMIQSPSINRSTYPFIARQDGIQYSLGAIKGIGRTVLREIFSARRNGRFSDLFDFCLRVSGKIVTRKVLEVLIHSGAFDEFGRDRATLLASLDVALHHAELVKPNEDLLDLLVDGEFSLKPKYVEVEPIRLEDKLQFEKNVLGLYLSNHPVSSYQKLFKHFGCISIEEATRKKEAKALLGVYISAVKTIRTKKGEMMAFLTISDEDGDLEAVVFPNSYRQFAETIQTNAIVMLQGTLEERDGKLQLNVQQIYSIDEAKQLAGEETGTLFIKIESDKQTKDILLQIKKILLQHNGKTKVMLYYERENRYVQLSLWDWVQPNDRLHNRLIDIVGNGNVILKRD comes from the coding sequence TTGTTTACTCATCTCCATATTCAGAGCGGGTATAGTTTATTGAATTCAACAGTGAAAATTGATGAGCTCGTCGCTAAGGCGAAAGCAGATGGCATGGAAAGCCTGGCGTTATGTGATCGAAATGTAATGTATGGCTCGCTTTATTTTTATAAAGCATGTAAAAAGTACGGTATAAAGCCCATTATCGGCTTATTAGCGGATGTTCTTGATCAGGAAGAAAAGGCATATCCTCTGCTTTTATTAGCGATAAATCAAGAAGGCTATCATCATTTATTGAAAATTAGCAGTGCTATTCAAACGAAATCACCGCAAGGACTGCCGAGAAACTGGTTGAAGGCTTATGCGAAAGGGTTGATTGCGATATCACCGGGGGCAGACGGAAAAATAGAAAGCTTGCTTGAAGAGGGAAAGACTGAGGAAGCGAAAGAGGAAGCAAAACAGTTTCTCGATCTGTTCGGGCCTCAGCAATTTTATGTCTCTATTCAACGCCTTCAAATACAGGGGGAGGACCAACGGAACACAGCGGTGGAGCAGTTAGCTCGAGAAATGGGTATAAAAGTGGTTGTAACGAATCCAGTTTATTATTTAGAGAAGGATGATGCACTGGCTCAAGAAGTGCTGCTAGCTGTTGGCACTGGGCATAAGATGGATGATGAAGAGCGACAAGTATTACCTTCCCGGCAATTTTATTTAAAAAGCATGGAAGAGATGCTAGAGCTTTTTGCGGATAAAGGAGAGGAGTTACAAAATACGCAATATATTACGGCACAATGTCAGGTCAATCTCTCATTTCAGCGTGCGCTTTTGCCGAAATATCCAACTAATCAGGGTGTTTCTAGTGATGAGATGTTAGAAGCTATTTGTTTTAAAGGGTTGAAAAAGAGGAAATCCCAACCATCTCCACAGTATGAAGAGCGGCTGCGCTATGAATTAGATGTAATTAAACGGATGAAATTCAGCGATTACTTCTTGATTGTATGGGACTTTATGAAGTTCGCAAGAGAAAATCAAATTTTAACGGGACCGGGGCGGGGGTCAGCAGCGGGATCTATGGTGGCGTATGTATTGCAAATCACCAATGTCGACCCGATTGAGCACTCTCTTCTTTTTGAGCGGTTTTTAAATCCAGAGCGAGTGACGATGCCGGATATTGATATTGATTTTCCAGATCATCGCCGTGAAGAAGTTATTGAATATGTTGTCCAAAAATATGGTGAACTTCATGTAGCGCAAATTATTACGTTTGGAACGATGGCAGCCAAAGCAGCGTTGCGCGATACAGGCCGAGTTTTCGGCCTAGATTCAAAAGAGCAGGAAACATTATCGAAAATGATGCCCAATCGATTGGGCATCACATTAAAGGAAGCTTATCAAGAATCTAAGCGCCTTCAAGCATTTGTTCAAGAAAACGAGCGTTATCAAATGCTTTTCTCAATTGCAATGAAGCTGGAAGGATTGCCAAGGCACACGTCTACCCATGCAGCGGGTGTCATTATTAGCGATATACCGCTTACGGACATTATCCCTATTCAAACGGGACATGCCGGTATCTATTTAACACAATTTCCGATGGATCTTCTTGAGGAAATAGGCCTCTTAAAAATGGATTTCCTCGGTTTACGGAACTTAACGCTCATGGAACAGATTTTAACCAGTATTGAAAAAGGCACAGGTGAGAAAATTGATTTAGTGAAAATCCCGATGGATGATCAGGACACTTTTACGTTGTTTAGTAAAGGTGAAACGACAGGTGTGTTTCAGTTTGAATCAGAGGGGATTCGCAAAGTGCTTGTTAAGTTAAAACCAACGCACTTTGAAGATATTGTCGCAGTCAATGCCTTGTACCGGCCGGGACCGATGGAGAATATCCCTCAATTTATTGAGAGAAAACATGGATTAGCTCCAATTGATTACCATCATCCAGATTTACAGGAAATTCTTGAGTCAACGTATGGTGTTATCGTGTATCAAGAGCAAATTATACAAATTGCTTCTAAACTTGCAGGATTTTCACTGGGAGAGGCCGACTTATTACGTCGAGCAGTTTCAAAAAAAAAGAAGGAAATTTTAGATAAAGAGCGAAATCATTTTGTTATCGGTGCGAAAAATAAAGGTTATTCTGACAAAATCGCTTCGAGCATATATAATTTAATTGTTCGCTTTGCAAACTATGGTTTTAATCGAAGTCATGCGGTTGCTTATAGTGTCATTGCTTATCAATTAGCCTATTTAAAAGCGAATTATCCGGCTCATTTCATGGCAGCGTTAATGACTTCCGCCATCGGAAATGAGGATAAAATTGCTCAATATGTTCGCGAGGCTAAGAAAAAAGGGATGATGATTCAATCGCCTTCTATTAATCGTAGTACTTATCCGTTTATAGCCCGACAAGATGGCATTCAATATAGTCTTGGAGCTATTAAAGGAATAGGAAGAACCGTTTTACGTGAGATTTTCTCGGCACGTCGCAATGGGAGATTCAGTGATTTGTTTGACTTCTGCTTACGTGTTTCCGGAAAAATTGTCACTCGTAAAGTGTTGGAGGTGCTCATCCATTCAGGTGCCTTTGATGAGTTTGGTCGTGACCGAGCAACGCTTTTAGCTAGCCTTGATGTCGCTCTTCATCATGCAGAGTTAGTAAAGCCAAATGAAGATTTGCTGGATTTATTGGTGGATGGAGAATTTTCACTGAAACCTAAGTATGTTGAAGTAGAGCCAATTCGTTTAGAAGACAAGCTGCAGTTTGAAAAAAACGTACTAGGTCTCTATTTATCTAATCATCCGGTGAGCAGTTATCAAAAGCTATTTAAGCATTTTGGCTGTATATCGATTGAAGAAGCGACAAGAAAGAAAGAAGCAAAGGCATTGCTGGGTGTCTATATTTCGGCAGTGAAGACTATTCGGACGAAAAAAGGAGAGATGATGGCTTTTCTGACTATTAGCGACGAAGACGGCGATTTAGAAGCTGTTGTTTTTCCGAATAGTTATCGACAGTTTGCTGAAACAATTCAAACAAATGCAATAGTCATGTTACAAGGTACATTGGAAGAACGCGATGGAAAGCTTCAACTAAATGTCCAACAAATCTATTCAATCGATGAAGCTAAGCAACTGGCAGGCGAAGAAACAGGAACCCTTTTTATAAAAATAGAAAGCGATAAGCAAACAAAAGATATCTTATTACAAATTAAAAAAATCTTATTACAACATAATGGCAAAACAAAAGTAATGCTTTACTACGAACGGGAAAATCGTTATGTACAGCTATCTCTATGGGATTGGGTTCAGCCTAATGACCGTCTACATAATCGGTTAATTGACATTGTTGGAAATGGAAATGTCATCCTGAAGAGAGACTGA
- a CDS encoding YtrH family sporulation protein → MNEAFVPAFINSYFISLGVLLGGALIGGLSAFFTGQAPMTTVFRLSDNLRIWAIVAAIGGTFDMMYSFERGIFNGETKDIIKQVLLILSALGGAQTGALIINWFTQEHLL, encoded by the coding sequence ATGAATGAAGCTTTCGTTCCGGCCTTTATTAATAGCTATTTTATTTCACTCGGGGTCTTATTAGGGGGGGCCCTCATCGGTGGACTTTCTGCTTTTTTTACGGGACAAGCTCCAATGACCACCGTATTCCGCTTATCTGATAATTTACGTATTTGGGCGATTGTAGCAGCTATCGGTGGAACCTTCGATATGATGTACAGTTTTGAGCGCGGTATCTTCAACGGGGAAACGAAAGACATTATCAAACAAGTACTGTTAATTCTATCTGCATTAGGCGGTGCCCAAACTGGCGCACTCATCATCAACTGGTTCACCCAGGAGCATCTTTTATGA
- the ytrI gene encoding sporulation membrane protein YtrI, which translates to MRIPPYHRNPTWQRFLAGVALGSLISWVLFFYLFGIQQERQIVKIQEQEETILNLNQKISIWEEEYHKLNEQTEKGLTIQDVQVKIINGNYYKLDSLSIAETEEAIRDDLASLIAKDVKTIYNGRILLKKSIENKLIEINKKKYRLEVTELIFYTDMYIEVKLERL; encoded by the coding sequence ATGAGAATTCCTCCTTATCACCGCAATCCAACTTGGCAACGATTCCTTGCTGGAGTAGCACTTGGCTCACTTATAAGCTGGGTGCTATTCTTTTATTTATTCGGTATTCAGCAAGAAAGACAAATTGTCAAAATTCAAGAGCAGGAGGAAACGATTTTAAATTTAAATCAAAAAATCTCCATTTGGGAAGAAGAATATCACAAACTAAATGAACAAACGGAGAAAGGATTAACAATTCAAGACGTACAAGTGAAGATTATCAACGGGAACTACTATAAATTAGATTCATTAAGCATCGCTGAGACTGAAGAGGCTATTCGTGATGACCTTGCTTCACTCATTGCGAAAGACGTCAAAACAATCTACAATGGAAGAATACTGTTAAAAAAATCAATTGAGAATAAGCTAATCGAAATTAATAAAAAAAAATATCGCTTAGAGGTGACAGAACTCATCTTTTATACAGATATGTATATTGAGGTAAAGTTAGAGCGATTATAG